CCACCGGTGTCCCGAAGATCGCCGTCATGCCGGCGGCGGCGCCCGCCACCAGCAGCGTCTTCCGCTCGGCGGCGCTCAGATGAAAGAACTGGGCGAACAGCGAGCCGACCGCACCGCCCGTGACGATAATCGGTCCCTCGGCGCCGAACGGGCCGCCGGTCCCGATCGCCACGGCCGAGGAGAGCGGCTTGAGCACCGCCACCTTGGGCGACATCCGGCTGCCGCCGATGAGGATCGCCTCCATCGCCTCCGGGATGCCGTGGCCGCGGATCTTTTCCGAGCCGTAGCGCGCCATGGCCCCGACGACGAGGGCGCCGATCACGGGAATGGCCACCATCCCGGGGCCGGGCGTGGCGCCGGCAAGGGATGTCAGCGCCGTATCGAAGCGGCCGAACCAGACCAAGTTGGTGACGAGGCCGATCAGGGTGAGGAGGATCCAGGCGGTGCCGCTCGCGGCCGTGCCGGTGATGACCGCCATCCCGGCAAGGGTGAGGACGCGCCGGTCGGCACTGAAATCGCCAAGCGTCCGCCGCCGCGGCCCGTCTCCGCCGCGCGCCGTCTCGAGCCGGCCGTTCATTCAAGTCTCCCCTGTGCAGAGTCTGTCATTTATGTCGGGTTACGATATATTCCACAACGGCCGGCTGCGGTCGTGGCGCGGCACGTTGTGGAACGGTGCGTCGCGTTGGTACGTCCGCTGAACCCACCGCAGAGGCGATCATGACGGTCGACATGCCGGAGACCGGCGCGCTCACCGCGGAGCAGTACGCAGCCCTTGCGGATTTCCGTTTCCGGCTCCGGCGCTTCCTGGCCTTCAGCGAAGCCGCGGCGGCCCGGGTCGGGCTGCCGCCGCAGCAGCATCAGGCGCTGCTGACCCTCGCCGGTCATGCCGGGCGCGCACCCGCCACAGTGGGGCTGCTGGCGGAACAATTGCTCATCGCCCCCCACAGCGCCGCCGAGCTGGTCGCCCGGATGGTCGAGGGCGGATTGCTGACCAAGGGGCGCGCGGTCGAGGATCGGCGGCGGAGCGAACTGGCGCTCACGCCCCGCGCCGAGGCGCTGCTGCGGACGCTGACGAACGCCCATCTGGAGGAGCTGCGCGGGCTGGCACCGGCCCTCACCGACGCGCTCGCGCCCGTGGGGCGTTGACGCGACGGGCGCCGGCGAACGGGCTTCCCGGGAGACCGAAATGACCGACATGGACGAGGCGAAGTCGCGCACCGTCAAGCTTCGGCGGTTCTACGCCGAACTCGTCACGGGCCGGGCCGCGCCGGAGATCACGGCCGCTTTCGCGGCGATCCCGCGGGAGATCTTCGCCGGGCCCGGACCCTGGTCGATCCCCTGCGCCACGATCGTCCGATCCCCGGAGCAGCGTCCGCATTACGTCCGCACGCCCGACGCCGATCCGGCCTTCCTCTACCAGGACGTGCTCGTCGCCCTCGACCCGGAGCGGGGCGTCAACATCGGACAGCCCAGCCTCCACGCCCTATGCCTCGCCGCGCTGGGGCTGCGTCCTGGCGAAACCGTGATCCAGGTCGGCAGCGGCAGCGGCTACTACACCGCGCTGCTGGCCCATCTGGTCGGTCCGGGAGGTCGGGTTCACGCCTACGAGATCGATCCCGACCTCGCCGCCCGGACGGCCGCCAATCTCGCACCCTGGCCCTGGGCGCAGGTCGCGGCGCGCTCCGGGGTCACGGCGGGATTGCCGCCGGCCGACGCGATCTACGTCAATGCCGGGACGGCGCGGCCGGCCCGCGCGTGGCTCGATGCCCTGAGGCCGGATGGACGGCTGCTCTTCCCGCTCCAGGGCCCGCAGAGGCGGGGCGGCCTGCTGCTGGTCCGCCGGACGGCCAACGACGCGGCGTGGCCGGCTCGGTTCGTGTCCCTGGCGACGTTCATCGCGCTTCAGGATGCCGACGACGGCGATGCGGTCCGGCTCAACGCGGCTTTTGCCGGAGGCGGACTGTTCGCGGTGCGGTCGCTCCGCTTCACCGGCGCGCGCGACGCGAGCTGCTGGTACGATGGCGGAGACTGGTGGCTGTCAACGCTGGACGCGTGAGCACCGGTTCTCAGCGCGCCCGCGCGACGCAGAACTCCACGGCACCGAGGAGCGCCGCCTTCACGGCGCCGTCGGGGAAGATGTCGAGGGCTGCGCGCGCCTCGGCGCCGTAATGCTGGGCGCGGGCCACCGTCTCCTCGAGGGTGCCGTGCCGCTGGAGCAGGTCGAGGGCCGTCTCCAGATCGCCGTCGCGGATCTCGCCCTGCTGAAGGGTCCGCCGCCAGAAGCCGCGTTCGCCCTCGCTGGCCCGGCGATGGGCCAGAACGATCGGCAGGGTGATCTTGCCCTCGCGGAAATCGTCGCCGACATTCTTGCCGAGCTCCGCCGACGTTCCGCCGTAATCCAGCACGTCGTCGATCAGCTGGAAGGCGATGCCGAGATTCATCCCATAGGCGCGCGCCGCGGCCTGCTCGGCCTCCGGGCGCCCGGCCAGCACAGGCCCGACCTCGCAGGCGGCGGCGAACAGCTCGGCGGTCTTGCCGCGGATCACCGCGAGGTAGGCGGCCTCGTCGGTTTCCAGGTTCTTGGCGTTGGTGAGCTGCATCACCTCACCCTCGGCGATCACCGTGGCGGCGGCCGAGAGGATGTCGAGGGCCTTCAAGGAGCCGACCTCAACCATCATCCGGAAGGCCTGTCCGAGCAGGAAGTCGCCGACCAGCACCGAGGCCTCGTTGCCCCACTTGATCCGGGCCGCGACGCGACCGCGGCGCATGTCGCTCTCGTCGACCACGTCGTCGTGCAGGAGCGTGGCGGTGTGCATGAACTCGACGCTGGCGGCGAGCTTGACGTCCCCGTCGGTCCCGCCCGCGTAGCCGCACAGCTGGGCGCAGGCGAGGGTCAGGATCGGGCGCAGGCGCTTGCCGCCGGAGGCGATCAGGTGGTTGGCGACTTCGGGGATCATCGCCACGTCGGATCCCGTCCGCGACAGGATCGTGGTGTTGACCCGCGCCATGCCGTCAGCCACGAGCGCGACGAGGTCGTTCAGCCCCGCCTCCGCCTCGGGCTTCGGGTTCTCGATGGAGAGGGCCATACCCAAGATCCGTAGCCTCCAGACCGGTTGCCCGTCGCCGGGTGGGCGATCCCTTCGCACGCGTCCCGCGGCGCCGCAACATCGTCCCCGGAGGGATATGGTGTACCGGCAACGCGGATCTCGCGCGACGAAACCGCCGATGTGCCTGTTGATGACGACAAGTGCGCGATGATTGAGCTGATCCGGGCCAACGATATCGTACTGATCGGCTTCGCGCGCTCGGTCCTCGAAGCCGCCGAGATCCCGGTCCTCGTGGCGGACAGCCACATGAGCCTGATGGAGGGCTCCATCGGCGTGTTCGGCCAGCGCCTCCTGGTGCCGCGCGACCACGAGGCCCAGGCCCGTCGCCTGCTCGCCGATGCCGGGATCGGGCACGAACTGCGCCAACCGTGATGGCTGAGCCGGACGCCTTCCTGGGCGGATTGCTGCGCCTGCACCAGCCGCCGCGGGGAGCCCATCGGGCGGGGACGGACGCGGTCCTGCTCGCGCGGCTGCTCCCCGTGAGCGCGGGTGATCGGGTCTGCGACATCGGGGCCGGGACCGGCGCGGTCGGGCTCGCCTGCGCCGCGCTGGCGCGGGGGCTTCAGCCCACCCTGGTGGAGCGCGATCCGATGCTCGCCGAACTGGCCCGAGCGAATGCCGCGCTCAACGGTATCGACGCCCGTGTCATCGTGGCCGATGTGCTCGCGCCAGCGGCGGAACGCCGCGCCGCAGGTCTCTCGCCGGACGCACTCGACGTGGTGCTCACCAACCCGCCGTTCTTCGCGGCCGGCAGCCACCGCGCCTCGCCGCATCCGGGGCGGGCCGCGGCCCACACCTTCGCGGAGGGCAGCCTGGACCTGTGGATCCGCGCCTGCACGGGGATCCTCCGGCCGGGCGGCCGGCTCGGGCTCATCCACAGGGCCGACGCGCTGCCCGCTGCCCTCGACGCGCTCAAGGGGCGCTACGGCGCCGTGGCGATCCGTCCCGTCCATGCCCGCGGCGACACGCCGGCGATCCGCGTGCTGATCGCGGCGATCCGGGGCAGCCGCGCGGCGCCGCGCCTGCTTCCGGGCCTCGTGCTGCACGAACCCGACGGCGGCTTCACGCCGGAGGCCGACGCACTCCATCGCGGAGCACCCTGGCCGCTGGCCTGATGGAACCCCTCACGCCGCGAGGGCGGTGGGCTGCGCGTCGCGGATGCCGAGGAAGCGCTCGACCTCGGGCAGGTCCGGGAAGGCGAGGAATTCCGGCCGCAACGGCTCGGGCAGACCCTCGAAGTTGAGCCCCGGGAACGCGTCGGGATGCGGATAGAGCTGCCAGGCCGCCCCGGGCTCGACCGGAGGGAACAGGATCGCCACCTTCTCGGATCCGAGGCGCACGATCCGGGTCGGGCTGTAGGACAGCGTCTCGATGCTCCAGCTCTGGTGGGAGTCCCGGCGGGCCTTCATGGTGCGGCGGCTCGTCGCGCGATGCATGGCGGTCTCCTGCGGTTGGGGTGAAGGTGTGCTGAGGGTCAGGCGGCGCTGCGGCGCCCGGCCCGCTTCGGCCAGCCGAGGGCCACAAGGCGTGCCTTGGCGTAGTCGCGAACCTCGTCGCGGGTGCCGGCCGGCATCGTCGCCAGGATCGCCTGG
The sequence above is drawn from the Methylobacterium mesophilicum SR1.6/6 genome and encodes:
- a CDS encoding polyprenyl synthetase family protein, which codes for MALSIENPKPEAEAGLNDLVALVADGMARVNTTILSRTGSDVAMIPEVANHLIASGGKRLRPILTLACAQLCGYAGGTDGDVKLAASVEFMHTATLLHDDVVDESDMRRGRVAARIKWGNEASVLVGDFLLGQAFRMMVEVGSLKALDILSAAATVIAEGEVMQLTNAKNLETDEAAYLAVIRGKTAELFAAACEVGPVLAGRPEAEQAAARAYGMNLGIAFQLIDDVLDYGGTSAELGKNVGDDFREGKITLPIVLAHRRASEGERGFWRRTLQQGEIRDGDLETALDLLQRHGTLEETVARAQHYGAEARAALDIFPDGAVKAALLGAVEFCVARAR
- a CDS encoding tRNA1(Val) (adenine(37)-N6)-methyltransferase encodes the protein MAEPDAFLGGLLRLHQPPRGAHRAGTDAVLLARLLPVSAGDRVCDIGAGTGAVGLACAALARGLQPTLVERDPMLAELARANAALNGIDARVIVADVLAPAAERRAAGLSPDALDVVLTNPPFFAAGSHRASPHPGRAAAHTFAEGSLDLWIRACTGILRPGGRLGLIHRADALPAALDALKGRYGAVAIRPVHARGDTPAIRVLIAAIRGSRAAPRLLPGLVLHEPDGGFTPEADALHRGAPWPLA
- a CDS encoding MarR family winged helix-turn-helix transcriptional regulator; protein product: MTVDMPETGALTAEQYAALADFRFRLRRFLAFSEAAAARVGLPPQQHQALLTLAGHAGRAPATVGLLAEQLLIAPHSAAELVARMVEGGLLTKGRAVEDRRRSELALTPRAEALLRTLTNAHLEELRGLAPALTDALAPVGR
- a CDS encoding DUF2007 domain-containing protein translates to MIELIRANDIVLIGFARSVLEAAEIPVLVADSHMSLMEGSIGVFGQRLLVPRDHEAQARRLLADAGIGHELRQP
- a CDS encoding protein-L-isoaspartate O-methyltransferase family protein: MTDMDEAKSRTVKLRRFYAELVTGRAAPEITAAFAAIPREIFAGPGPWSIPCATIVRSPEQRPHYVRTPDADPAFLYQDVLVALDPERGVNIGQPSLHALCLAALGLRPGETVIQVGSGSGYYTALLAHLVGPGGRVHAYEIDPDLAARTAANLAPWPWAQVAARSGVTAGLPPADAIYVNAGTARPARAWLDALRPDGRLLFPLQGPQRRGGLLLVRRTANDAAWPARFVSLATFIALQDADDGDAVRLNAAFAGGGLFAVRSLRFTGARDASCWYDGGDWWLSTLDA